The Deltaproteobacteria bacterium genome window below encodes:
- a CDS encoding VWA domain-containing protein, producing MREIDIWQHLDGGAWSSELAAALDAASRGPLDRKVLLPLAPRLLRSAQPEARAIGCALLGGHARVPALMLLVAALDDEHASVRFAAVQALAEGTATTPMRFVHALLHPRPDVRAAAVACVPDGARVLLAWVRADPELSSACQGAPWPEQPLPLMLDLWRRGVITPAEAIDALTTCTVSALRDHLLHGEQRREQDCGACLQRVQEFKPWRDVPGRDACDELLRLVIIAAEAGTETAPVWGALASAVDEASGTLRQRAAVSVLVLAHAGTQHPRALQLACHADLRVLLAPVLPTSARRAAARTLVAPMFARRASSSLASAVLASEVVDDPAAGGIDLRTAASVASTQGAAALSWLYAALGPAAAALAGQQLEGWDEVCRLPPSAVRVQWLGAACEAAPATAGPLRAIAALRLRDDLADVGIEMSPGPGDAVSLALSCLSLGDCEPWASDIGAWERLWSRLALHRVPAWLAEVLPRALTLPHDHVAARALVAMVLGHATAATIAVLDDDGLVELRRRADALGLDGDAISDKFIAAGRRRADPRIAAWSAANGGAAPSAVPRSVGIHRLTPAQADRIASCDDDELEAALHPALAAPCFGLTDALARRTAPSQDALAVCVALVGCVDGIDAVARELARFGSEQEPFVDALRLAAVTLWRDVELVPPLVDAMLVAFERNAAGFATWLTAEEGGWSGVLARAVALPSSLARSLLWQATASVLLGWWYHRRARELAEGFEPAVVELCVGLLDTELGVHAARVLVTLLRAGTSGGAVEARGPRVVALLPGCTREVHQALAAWLPVRGVPSRDAPARRTRPALPADLHAELRASDDLGHLARACTHDREALVHAAVLRLLELGEAGELRLVALLRGRLRHADALVDGIALWSSAAALAALAELRDDESLGSHRRWRVAIALVERDRGALDGAVALLARPAMAGCSRSNDFGLLLAACDDASAADVLDRIAAGVDPLLADAAMRWWLAQPGPGGLAGVRRALRSAGATTPALRREAAAALLAGGDAIGLPLLIRWAADPEVALPEVRDALGVQLRRADGAVIDAIVELALLGGPTLAPELRTLDLLEIAPAEVRARGVARLLVEGSDVAARRRIAAGRLLDPERAAKLHELARSFAWGVMRGRELTGKRFAIHITPKREQWGFTHMGTTAIHVTPLPILERVRHGRDIVEGLILHELGHHIWHGAPEGMRVWRRAKKERLHQLLNLVADEHLERNLRSMDAEFGDRIKRLDAHAFGHAPREIAVLDLLRMLNGAAIDVFAAVRPAVAFDEASVRVESGRLLAELDRVGHSFARFVRALRMGLGDRSGDPLVATALTYFGTGFRQLDMHGLMRVTRALARLFGGDALLAHGFGGHESLRWNERDADVAGDGIADADVQREVERILEPPRASHGDGAPRRLAINVGAGDSFKPIDKLEKVPPDEAAHRAIAAPLQRPALRLRETLVRLGLAHVRSPARVRGHALDRARVLPLVTRGDPRMLIARTIQPDSDLFLGVLVDCSGSMSGANLDRARRFAVLVAEAARGLNGVDARFFGFTDKVIYEAGDARRCAVSSLRASDGNNDAAALTHVASVATASHRKSKLLVMISDGLPTECSVSALRQVVQQLTRRHHMCCAQVAVRPLTEICFPNYVLLDDANLDASVRRFGDLIGKLVGRALAM from the coding sequence GTGCGAGAGATCGACATCTGGCAGCACCTCGATGGCGGCGCCTGGTCGTCGGAGCTCGCCGCCGCGCTGGACGCAGCCAGTCGCGGCCCGCTCGATCGCAAGGTGCTGTTGCCGCTCGCGCCGAGGTTGCTGCGCTCGGCGCAGCCCGAGGCGCGCGCGATCGGCTGCGCGCTGCTGGGCGGCCACGCACGTGTGCCTGCGCTGATGCTGCTGGTCGCCGCGCTCGACGACGAGCACGCATCGGTCCGGTTCGCGGCCGTGCAAGCGCTCGCCGAGGGCACCGCCACCACGCCGATGCGCTTCGTGCACGCCTTGCTGCACCCGCGTCCCGACGTACGTGCGGCCGCCGTCGCGTGTGTGCCCGATGGCGCGCGTGTGTTGCTGGCGTGGGTCCGCGCCGATCCCGAGCTGTCGAGCGCATGCCAGGGCGCGCCGTGGCCCGAGCAGCCGTTGCCGCTCATGCTCGATCTCTGGCGTCGCGGTGTGATCACGCCGGCGGAGGCGATTGATGCGCTGACCACGTGCACGGTATCGGCGCTGCGCGACCACCTGCTGCACGGCGAGCAGCGTCGCGAGCAGGACTGCGGCGCCTGTCTGCAGCGCGTCCAAGAGTTCAAGCCGTGGCGAGATGTGCCGGGTCGCGATGCCTGCGATGAGCTGCTGCGGCTGGTGATCATCGCCGCCGAGGCGGGGACCGAGACGGCGCCGGTGTGGGGCGCCCTCGCGTCGGCGGTGGACGAAGCCAGCGGCACGTTGCGGCAGCGTGCCGCGGTCTCGGTGCTCGTGCTCGCCCACGCGGGCACGCAGCACCCACGCGCATTGCAGCTCGCGTGTCACGCCGACCTCCGGGTGTTGTTGGCGCCGGTGCTGCCGACGTCGGCACGACGCGCCGCTGCCCGCACGCTGGTCGCACCGATGTTCGCCCGTCGCGCTTCGTCGTCGCTCGCGTCGGCGGTGCTGGCGAGCGAGGTCGTCGACGATCCGGCGGCCGGCGGCATCGACCTGCGCACGGCGGCCAGCGTCGCCTCCACGCAGGGCGCCGCGGCGCTGTCTTGGTTGTACGCAGCGCTGGGGCCCGCCGCGGCGGCACTCGCCGGGCAGCAGCTCGAGGGTTGGGACGAGGTGTGCCGTCTGCCGCCGAGCGCCGTGCGCGTGCAGTGGTTGGGCGCGGCCTGCGAGGCCGCGCCCGCCACCGCGGGCCCGTTGCGCGCGATCGCGGCGCTGCGCCTTCGCGACGACCTCGCGGACGTTGGCATCGAGATGTCGCCCGGGCCCGGCGACGCGGTCTCACTCGCGCTTTCGTGTCTGTCGCTCGGCGATTGCGAGCCGTGGGCGAGCGACATCGGCGCGTGGGAGCGGCTGTGGTCACGGCTGGCGCTGCACCGCGTGCCCGCATGGCTCGCCGAGGTGTTGCCCCGCGCGCTGACGTTGCCCCACGATCACGTGGCTGCGCGAGCACTCGTGGCGATGGTGCTCGGGCATGCGACCGCGGCCACGATCGCCGTGCTCGACGACGATGGCTTGGTCGAGCTTCGACGTCGCGCCGACGCGCTCGGCCTCGATGGGGATGCGATCTCGGACAAGTTCATCGCGGCGGGCCGCCGACGCGCCGATCCCCGCATCGCCGCGTGGTCGGCCGCCAACGGCGGCGCGGCCCCGAGTGCGGTCCCGCGGTCGGTTGGCATCCACCGCCTGACCCCCGCGCAGGCCGATCGCATCGCGAGCTGCGACGACGACGAGCTCGAAGCTGCGCTGCATCCCGCACTCGCCGCGCCGTGCTTCGGGCTCACCGACGCACTCGCGCGACGCACCGCGCCGTCGCAGGATGCGTTGGCGGTGTGCGTGGCGCTGGTGGGCTGCGTCGACGGCATCGACGCCGTGGCTCGCGAGCTGGCGCGCTTCGGCAGCGAGCAGGAGCCGTTCGTCGACGCACTGCGCTTGGCTGCGGTCACGCTGTGGCGCGACGTCGAGCTGGTGCCGCCGCTGGTCGACGCGATGCTGGTGGCGTTCGAGCGCAACGCGGCCGGCTTTGCGACGTGGTTGACGGCGGAGGAGGGCGGCTGGAGCGGTGTGCTCGCGCGCGCGGTGGCCTTGCCGTCATCGCTCGCCCGGAGTCTGCTGTGGCAGGCGACCGCGAGTGTGCTGCTGGGCTGGTGGTACCACCGTCGAGCACGGGAGCTCGCCGAGGGATTCGAGCCCGCCGTCGTCGAGCTGTGCGTGGGTCTCCTGGACACCGAGCTCGGGGTCCACGCGGCGCGCGTGCTGGTCACGCTGCTCCGCGCCGGCACGAGCGGCGGCGCGGTCGAGGCTCGTGGGCCTCGGGTGGTGGCGCTGCTTCCGGGCTGCACCCGCGAGGTCCACCAGGCCCTGGCGGCGTGGCTACCCGTGCGCGGTGTGCCCTCACGCGACGCGCCCGCGCGACGCACGAGGCCGGCGCTGCCCGCCGACCTGCACGCCGAGCTGCGGGCGAGCGACGATCTCGGCCACCTCGCGCGCGCTTGCACCCACGATCGCGAGGCTCTCGTACACGCTGCGGTGCTCCGTCTGCTCGAGCTGGGCGAGGCCGGGGAGCTGCGGCTGGTGGCGCTGTTGCGGGGGCGCCTGCGACACGCGGACGCCTTGGTCGACGGCATTGCGCTGTGGAGCAGCGCAGCCGCACTCGCTGCACTCGCGGAGCTGCGCGACGACGAGTCGCTCGGTTCGCACCGACGTTGGCGCGTCGCCATCGCGCTGGTCGAACGCGATCGCGGTGCGCTCGACGGCGCGGTCGCGCTGCTCGCACGCCCGGCGATGGCGGGCTGTTCTCGCAGCAACGACTTCGGGCTGCTGCTCGCGGCGTGCGACGACGCTTCGGCTGCGGATGTGCTCGATAGGATTGCGGCGGGCGTCGATCCGCTGCTCGCCGACGCCGCCATGCGCTGGTGGCTGGCGCAGCCCGGTCCGGGCGGGCTGGCGGGCGTGCGACGGGCGCTACGCTCCGCGGGGGCCACGACGCCCGCGCTGCGGCGCGAGGCCGCGGCCGCGTTGCTCGCCGGTGGCGATGCGATCGGTTTGCCGCTGCTCATTCGCTGGGCCGCCGACCCCGAGGTCGCGCTCCCCGAGGTCCGCGACGCGCTGGGGGTGCAGCTGCGTCGGGCCGATGGTGCGGTGATCGACGCGATCGTCGAGCTGGCGCTGCTGGGCGGCCCGACGCTGGCACCCGAGCTGCGCACGCTGGACTTGCTGGAGATTGCACCTGCCGAGGTGCGCGCCCGTGGCGTGGCGCGGCTGCTGGTCGAGGGCAGCGACGTCGCCGCGCGGCGCCGGATCGCCGCGGGACGGCTGCTCGACCCGGAGCGCGCCGCGAAGCTACACGAGCTCGCGCGCAGCTTCGCGTGGGGGGTGATGCGCGGGCGCGAGCTCACCGGCAAGCGCTTCGCGATCCACATCACGCCGAAGCGCGAGCAGTGGGGCTTCACCCACATGGGCACCACCGCGATCCACGTGACGCCGCTGCCGATCCTCGAGCGCGTCCGTCACGGTCGCGACATCGTCGAGGGGCTGATCTTGCACGAGCTCGGCCACCACATCTGGCACGGGGCGCCGGAGGGCATGCGGGTGTGGCGGCGCGCCAAGAAGGAACGGCTGCACCAGCTGTTGAACCTCGTCGCGGACGAACACCTCGAGCGCAACCTACGATCGATGGACGCCGAGTTCGGCGATCGGATCAAGCGGCTCGACGCCCACGCCTTCGGTCACGCGCCCCGCGAGATCGCCGTGCTCGACCTGCTGCGCATGCTGAACGGCGCCGCCATCGACGTCTTCGCGGCGGTGCGGCCTGCGGTGGCCTTCGACGAGGCCAGCGTGCGGGTCGAGAGCGGTCGCCTGCTCGCCGAGCTCGATCGGGTGGGCCACTCGTTCGCGCGCTTCGTGCGGGCGCTGCGGATGGGGCTCGGCGATCGCTCGGGCGATCCCTTGGTCGCCACCGCGCTGACGTACTTCGGCACCGGCTTTCGTCAGCTCGACATGCACGGGTTGATGCGGGTCACGCGGGCGTTGGCGCGGCTGTTCGGCGGCGATGCCCTGCTCGCCCACGGCTTCGGTGGCCACGAGTCGTTGCGGTGGAACGAGCGCGATGCGGATGTCGCGGGCGACGGCATTGCCGACGCCGACGTGCAGCGCGAGGTCGAGCGCATCCTCGAGCCGCCGCGCGCGTCCCACGGCGACGGCGCGCCGCGCCGGCTCGCAATCAACGTCGGCGCCGGCGACAGCTTCAAGCCCATCGACAAGCTCGAGAAGGTGCCGCCGGACGAGGCGGCCCATCGCGCCATCGCGGCGCCACTGCAGCGACCGGCGCTGCGCCTGCGCGAGACCCTCGTGCGCCTGGGCCTGGCGCACGTGCGCAGTCCGGCCCGCGTGCGTGGCCATGCCCTCGACCGCGCGCGGGTGCTGCCCTTGGTCACGCGCGGCGACCCGCGCATGCTGATCGCCCGCACCATCCAACCGGACAGCGACCTGTTCCTGGGGGTGCTGGTCGACTGCTCCGGCTCGATGAGCGGCGCCAACCTCGATCGCGCGCGGCGCTTCGCGGTGCTGGTCGCCGAAGCGGCGCGCGGTCTGAATGGGGTCGACGCGCGCTTCTTCGGCTTCACCGACAAGGTGATCTACGAGGCCGGGGACGCGCGGCGCTGCGCGGTGTCGTCCCTGCGCGCCAGCGATGGCAACAACGATGCCGCCGCGCTCACCCACGTCGCCTCGGTCGCGACCGCGTCGCATCGCAAGTCCAAGCTGCTGGTGATGATCAGTGACGGGTTGCCGACCGAGTGCTCGGTGTCGGCCCTGCGCCAAGTGGTGCAGCAGCTCACGCGGCGCCACCACATGTGCTGCGCGCAGGTGGCCGTGCGGCCGCTGACCGAGATCTGCTTCCCGAACTACGTGCTGCTGGACGACGCCAACCTCGATGCTTCGGTGCGTCGCTTCGGCGACCTCATCGGCAAGCTGGTCGGGCGTGCCCTGGCGATGTGA